The DNA window GTCCTGTGTCTTACCGCTTGACGACGCCCCAGTAGGAAGAGGCCGTCTGCCACCCGACCTCAGCGCAACTCCGGCGGGAGTTGCTCTTCAGTCAACCCTTTCTCTTCCATCAACTTCTTGCGATACACCGCAAGGACGGTCTTCTCAAGGTATTCCCGAAACTCGGGCGTGACGGGGTGGGCAATGTCGCGGTAGGTACCGTCCTCAGCCTTGCGACTGGGCATGCTCACGAAGTAACCCGTGTTCCCATGGATAACCTTCATACCCCGCACGACAAAGACGTTGTCGAAGGTCACGTTGACAAACGCCTTCAGCCTCTCCTCCTCGCGGAGGGTGATTGAGACTTCGGTGATTTCCATATGTAGCTCCCGGGCGGCGTTGCCGAGACTGAATACTCGCTGCCGCCCTCCCACGGAAGAAAGTCCTACGCGGTGCAGAGTTGACGCGCCACTGCCTCTGCCACCTCCCGGTAGCCGTACGTGACTGGACGTACCAGCACTGCCCTACTCAGCCTCGAAAGGGCCGCGCGGGCGCGTCGCGCCTGCTCCCGGCGCGTGAACAGCCCAAAGACTGCACCGCCGCTGCCTGACAAGCTACAGTAGAAGCCTCCCTCGCGACGCAATTCCGCCTTCAACTGCGCAATAGCCGGATAAGCGGCAAACACCACCTCTTCAAAGTCGTTGCCCAGCAGCTGCTGCCACTGCTGACGGTCGAGCAGCTCTGGGGCGCTGCGCGAAAATGTAACACTTTTCCGCCTCTTTGTCAAGTCAAATTTGGCCGCGCTGTAGGCCCATCTTGTAGATATTTCGACATTTGGAATTGCCAGCACGCACCAATAATCAGTCGGCAGCTCGATCCGGCTCAACACTTCGCCGCGCCCCTCTCCGATGGCGCTCCCTCCTAAGAGGAAAAAGGGGACGTCCGAGCCAATCTGGGCTGCCAGAGACAGAAGTTCCTTCTCCCCGAGGTGCGTACCCCAGATCTCATTGAGCGCAGCCAGCACCACCGCCGCATTGCTGCTGCCGCCTCCCAAACCAGCACCCACCGGAATGCGCTTGCGCAAGGTGATGCGTGCTCCTCGTTTGCAACCGGTGGCCATCTGCAGGGCCGCAGCCGCCCGCCAACAGAGGTTGTCCCTCCCTGCGGCTACACCCGGGTGAGGGCAGACGACCGTGACTTCCTCGCCATCGGGCTCCACGATAATGTCATCGCCCAACGAGACCTGCTGGAAGATGGTGCAAATGTCATGGTAACCGTCGCTGCGCCTGCCCAGGATGCGCAGCCCCAAGTTGATCTTCGCGAAAGAACGGAGGTAGACTTTCGCCATAGCGCGCAATTGAAAAAGGCCTCACGGGATCGTGAAGCCTTGTCTCATCTGCCGAGGACTCGCCGCAGTTCGGCGAGCAGTGTTTCCCTGTCTGCCCGTGAGACCTCCCTACCGTGAATTTTGACCCCTGGAGTTTCTCGTGCCAGCTGCCGCAGCTTGCGCACCGGGAGCCGCTCGAGCTCTT is part of the Calditrichota bacterium genome and encodes:
- a CDS encoding septation protein SpoVG family protein, with amino-acid sequence MEITEVSITLREEERLKAFVNVTFDNVFVVRGMKVIHGNTGYFVSMPSRKAEDGTYRDIAHPVTPEFREYLEKTVLAVYRKKLMEEKGLTEEQLPPELR
- the ispE gene encoding 4-(cytidine 5'-diphospho)-2-C-methyl-D-erythritol kinase; amino-acid sequence: MAKVYLRSFAKINLGLRILGRRSDGYHDICTIFQQVSLGDDIIVEPDGEEVTVVCPHPGVAAGRDNLCWRAAAALQMATGCKRGARITLRKRIPVGAGLGGGSSNAAVVLAALNEIWGTHLGEKELLSLAAQIGSDVPFFLLGGSAIGEGRGEVLSRIELPTDYWCVLAIPNVEISTRWAYSAAKFDLTKRRKSVTFSRSAPELLDRQQWQQLLGNDFEEVVFAAYPAIAQLKAELRREGGFYCSLSGSGGAVFGLFTRREQARRARAALSRLSRAVLVRPVTYGYREVAEAVARQLCTA